ATGAGCTCACCTCTTTTGATATCACGGGTTGCAAATATTCCTCTGCCATACTTTGATTTCTTCATTTCAAACATAGAATCATCACCACCATCATTAAATGAAACACTTTTTATTACTCTATGAATGAATGGGAGAATTTGTTTAAGTAATCCTATAAAAGAAGACTATTTAGGAGGAGAAGCATGACGCTAAATCATAAAACACATTGTGTAAACGAGTATGACTCATTAAAACGTGTAATCCTTTGTCAGCCCCAATATATGACCATACGTGAGGTTATCAACGAAACACAAAAGGAATTTAAGGATGAAGGGATACATATTAAACGTGCGTTGGAACAACATAGGGAGTTTGTTAGAACCTTAGAAGCCAATGGAATAGAGGTTGTTTTATTACCTTATCATAAAAAATACCCAGAGCAGGTATTTACGCGTGATATTGGCTTTACCCTTGGACAAACCATATTTGTTGCGAAAATGGCTCACGATGTTCGTATCGGGGAGGAAGATGTTTTAAAACAGTGGCTTGATGATGAAGAAATGTCTTATTACAATTTGGCTGAAGACAGGATTGAAGGTGGAGATGTAATCATAGATGGGGAGACAATTTACGTTGGTTTAAGTAACCGGACTCATCAGGAGGCCGTAGAACATTTGCAAGGTCTTCTAATCCAATACGAGGTAAAAGCCATCCCTTTTAAGGAAAAATATCTTCATTTGGATTGTGTATTTAATGTTATATCTCCCGATACTGCCCTTATTTATCGGCCAGCCTTAACAGAGGAAGATATCGGCCTTTTTTCGTCTCGCTATCAATTAATTGAGGTTTCAGAGGACGAACAATTTACACTAGGAACAAATGTATTAAGTATAGGCAATAAGAAAATTTTAAGTTTACCCATAAATAAGCAAGTGAACCAAAATCTGCGTAACCGTGGGTTCGAAGTGATAGAAGTAGATATTTCAGAAATCATTAAATCCGGTGGATCCTTTCGCTGCTGTACACTGCCCATCTTAAGAGGATAAGAAAAGGGCTGTCCGAGTCATTCGGACAGCCTTTTTCCGGAAAATCACAAGTTATATACCTTGTTGATTTCGTAATGTTTGTTCAGCCAACGCGACAAGACGTTTGGTCATTTCGCCACCGACTGAGCCGTTTGCTCGTGCGGTCGTATCAGCACCAAGTTGAACTCCAAACTCGTTGGCGATTTCTTCCTTCATTTGATTCAGAACATTGTCTGCCCCAGGAACCAATAGTTTGTTTCTAGCCATGATACATCACTCCCGACGAAGTTTTTTGAGCAATGTAGAATTGCTCGTATTTAATTTTCCCTAAATGATTACCTCAAATTCGTGTCACTAATTGGCATAATAGTTCTGGGTATAATAAGGCTGTGATTTTTCATTAAATGCGACACCGACTCCTAAGTACTCGTATTCTTGACGTAGGATATTTTCACGGTGTCCTAGTGAATTCATTAATCCTTCATGGGCAAAAATACTGCTTAATTGACCATATGCCAGGTTTTCCCCTGCAGTATGAAACGCAACAGCATCCTCTTTCATACGATCAAATGGTGATTGTCCTTGAAGATTTTTATGATCGAAATAATCATGTTCGGCCATATCAGCACTATGCTCTCGAGCCGTTTCGCGGACATGATCATCCCATGTGAGTATTGGGAGCTGGTGATTCACACGGGCTGCATTCGTTAAATCAAACATTTGATATTCGAAACCTTCTTTTAAGGTTGGCGAAGCTTCCGTGTAAAAGTCCTTTTTGTTGTCCTCCATCGTTTTGCTGATGATTTGTATCGCTGTGACCGTATTGTTTTCGTGTTTATCGTAAAAAATTGTCACATAGGCGTCATCAAGCAAAAATAAATCATTGTCACTTTCCTCTTGAAGCTGATAAATGACCATTCCCTTTTGCACTTTTGTTATCGGTTCGCCGAGAATACTACGAACACTTTCTTTTGATGAAGTACCAATTTTAATGCCATTGGTAGAAGTCAATAAATCTTGGTTGGTATATAAACCCGCTGCTTGATCATTATTATCATACATCACCATAAAAAAGTTATGGTAATTCTCATGATAAGCATGCCAATTGACCCCATACTCATTCAGCGAAGTTCGTTTTGCTATTCCCAAATTATGCTCGATGTCAGTCTTTGCATTCCCGAGCTCTATATTATGAATAGAAAAAGTTTGTTCAACAGGTGTTGTTAATTCCACCTTTTTCAGCGGTGTTTCAGGCGATTCTTCCTGAGTCAACGGCATTTCCTCTAATTGGAAACCAAGCTGTTTCAACATCTGTTGGATATCATCATATAAAACACTAATTGTTTCGGGTACTTTTAAATTTTCTTTTAACGACGATACAAAATTTGCATGGATGTCGGAATTATCGAGCTGTTTTGTGATAAATGGCCAGGAAATATATAGTAAAAATAATAAGGCAATTAATCGTAATAAACGAAACATTTTGTTTCCTCCAATTCTATTAGGAGTATAGCCAATTTCGATTAACTGTAAAATAAATTCGCCCTGAAATCAAGATAAATTTTCTTTATTATTGTAGTTGCAAAAAAATGAAAATGTCAGGCACACTAGCAAGTGCCTGACATTTGCTTTAAATTTCGAGGATAATCGGAAGAATCATCGGTTTTCTTTTGGTATGCTTGAACAAATACTGCCCGACTGATTTTTTAATATTTTGCTTCATCACGTTCCACTGGCGAATATTATCTGCTTCTAATTCAAGAATAACTTTCTTAACTAGGCGGTTAATTTCTCTAATTAAATCCTCGGATTCCTTTACATAGACAAATCCACGGGTAATCGTGTCAGGACCTTGGATAATTTTACGATCGGATTTGCTGATGGTTAACACAATGACAAGCATCCCATCTTCAGAAAGCTGTCTTCGGTCTCGTAAAACAATTTCTCCTACATCGCCAACACTAATGCCATCTACATACGTATCTCCAGCAGGAATATTTCGAGTCTGCCTTGCCACTGCATTTTCAATATCAACGACGTCACCATTTTTAATAATGAATGTATTTCCTTTTTCGACACCAACGGATTCGGCTAACTGCCTATGATGATGGAGCATTCTGTATTCCCCGTGAATTGGGATAAAATAGGTTGGCTTCATCAGAGTCAGCATCAGTTTCAGGTCTTCCTGGTAGCCATGACCGGAAACATGCATGCCGGTTGAACTGCCAGAGCCATAAATGACCTTAGCCCCAAGTTGAAATAAGTTGTCGATAATTTTAGAAACACCTTTTTCATTCCCTGGGATAGGCGACGCTGCTAAAACAACGGTGTCCCCAGGGTAAATGGTTGCATCACGATAATTTCCTGTTGATAACCGTGCCAGCGCAGCATTCGGCTCACCCTGACTTCCAGTACAGAGAATGGCAACCTTATCAGGAGGAAATTGTTCAATCTCATTCGCACTGATGAGCATACCTTCTGGCATATCTAAGTATCCGCGCTCCATTGCAACATCCACTACGTTAACCATGCTTCTTCCAAGTAAGGCAAGCTTACGGTTTGTCTTTATCGCTGCCTCAACCACCTGCTGAACACGGTTCACGTTTGACGCAAAAGTGGAAAGAATAATCTTTCCATCTGCTTTTATAAAAGCCTCTAATAAATGGTCACCTACCATTTGCTCAGATGGAGATAAACCCTTACGTTCGGCATTGGTACTTTCTGATATTAAGGCGATAACACCTTGTTCGCCGATTGCCGCCATTTTATGAATATCACTATACTGGTCATTTGAAGGTGTTAAATCAAATTTGAAGTCACCGGTATGGACGACATTCCCTTCTGGAGTGTGAAAGACAATACCTAAGCAGTCAGGGATGCTATGACTCACTTTGAAGAAAGACACACCAATTTTCCCAAATTCAAGCTTTGAATCAGAGTGAATGGTCACCAGCTCTGTATCCCGAAGAAGGCGATGCTCTTCTAACTTTAACTCAATTAATCCTAAGGTAAAACGAGTAGCATATATCGGAACTTGATTAAATCTTTTTAAAAAGAAGGGTATACCACCGATATGATCTTCATGCCCATGAGTCACGAGCATCGCCCGGATATTGTCCTGGTTTTCCTCTAAATACGTCATATCAGGGATTATTAGGTCAATACCCATCAAACTCTCGTCCGGGAATTTCCCGCCGCAATCAATAAGAATAATATCGTTCTCATACTCAATAACATACATGTTTTTACCGATTTCATTAATGCCTCCTAAGGCAAAAATAGATACTGAATTTTTACTCATTTTTCATTCATACCTCCCGATTTACACTTGCATAAGATTTAGTATCCCCTTAGAGGAGATGAGTATGATGAATGAGGGACAGTTCCTTCAAAAAAATCAATTGAAAAGATTATTTTTTATTTTGAAAAAAATGTATTGATTTTTCTAATAATAACAATTAATATATGTTTTATATTAAACCCATAGTTTTAATCGGAATTAAAAAAGTGTGAGTACGTAAGACTCAGAAAAGGGCGCAATAGACAAGTGCCCTTTCAGTAAACATTGCATATTTTATAACTATCTTAAATCCATTTTTTCAGAACTCAAGTGGATTATTTTTAGGAGTGAATGTTGACTGAAATACTCAACATTAATGGAGGAGGGATGGAATGAAGGTATCGAGCAAAGGTGAATATGCACTACGAGCCTTACTTCAGCTGGGAAACCATCAAGGAAATGTACTAGGCATTCAAGAGATCTCTGAAAAAACACTGGTTAGCATACATTATTTGGAACAAATCCTGCTTCAATTAAAAAAGCTGGGTTATGTTACGAGCAAGCGAGGTGCTAAGGGCGGTTATATGCTTCAACGAGAACCTGCAGAAATCAATATCGGGGAAGTAATTCGGGATTTGGAAGGTCCTCTGTCACCAATGAGCTGTGCATCCATTACAAAATATGAACCTTGTGCATTAGAGGGGGGATGTCAATTAAAGCCGTTGTGGTCAATGGTACGTGATACAATTGCTTTTGTTTTAGAGAGAACCACACTGGAGGATTTACTTTTAAACCGAATTACGAAGCTAGAAGGAGAGGATATCATTGTCGTCAAAAGTGCGTCTGGATCAACAAGTGATGGAAAAAATAGCTAGTTTACTAGAAGGCTTGGAATTTGGTACCGTCCAAATTACCGTTCACGATTCACAAATTACCCAAATCGACCGCTTAGAAAAGCACCGTTTGCCGCTAAAAAGCAAACAGATAACGCCATTATCAAATCAATCTAAAAGCAGGTAATAAACATTATGAATAGCTGCCGATCGGACACCCGAAGGCCCTTTAGTAACTTGTACATAGAGGTATGTACATGTGTGAACTAATGGGGCTTTTTTTATTGGAAAAAGCCTACTAAACGAATAGAGGGGTCAATAAACATGATGAAAAAAATTTGGATTACACTATTATCGCTAACGTTCCTTTTCGTGGCCGCGTGCTCGAATCAAAGTACAACCACAACTGAGAAAGATACAGAAGCTCCTGCTGTAAAAAAAGAAGTGGAATTATTAAACGTATCCTACGATCCAACAAGAGAATTTTATGAAGAATTCAACAAAAGCTTTGCTGCATATTGGGAGAAAGAAAAAGGGCAAAAAGTAACCATTAATCAATCTCATGGTGGTTCCGGTAAGCAGTCACGATCTGTTATTGACGGTTTAGAGGCCGATGTTGTCACTCTGGCACTAGCTTATGATATTGACGTTATCGCGGAAGCAGGAAAGCTTCCAGTAAATTGGCAGGAACGATTAGATAACAACAGTTCTCCATACACATCTACAATTGTCTTTCTCGTAAGAAAAGGTAACCCAAAAGGCATTAAAGACTGGGATGATCTCGTGAAAGATGGCGTATCCGTGATTACTCCAAATCCTAAAACCTCTGGCGGAGCTAGATGGAATTACCTAGCAGCCTGGGGATTTGCACTAGAGCAAAACAACGGAGACGAAGCAAAAGCAAAAGAATTTGTCACCAAACTCTTTAAAAATGTCCCTGTTTTAGATTCAGGTGCACGCGGTTCTACCACCACATTTGTGGAAAGAGGAATCGGTGATGTATTGATTGCATGGGAAAACGAAGCATTCCTAGCCTTAAATGAATTAGGCAAAGATGAATTTGAAATAGTTGTTCCATCTGTAAGTATCTTAGCGGAGCCACCAGTCACCGTTGTTGATGAAACAGCTAAGAAACATGGAACAGAAGAAGTTGCAAAAGCCTATTTAGACTATCTATATACAGAGGAAGGTCAAGAAATTGCGGCTAAAAATTATTACCGTCCGCGTTCAGAAGAAGTAGCTAAGAAGTACGAAGACCAATTCCCTAAAATAAACTTATTTACGATTGACGAAGTTTTTGGCGGCTGGAAAAATGCCCAGAAGATCCATTTCGATGATGGCGGTGTTTTTGACGAAATCTACAAACCGTAAGAATAAAGGAGAGTTTTAAGTGGCTAATAAGAGAAAGCGACATCGAGTTTTACCAGGATTTGGTCTTTCCATGGGATACACACTCATCTATCTAAGCCTAATCGTGTTGATTCCGATTGCATTCCTATTTTTAAAAGCATCGACGCTCAGCCTGGCTGATTTTTGGGAGACCGTTACCGACGACAGAGTGGTCGCTTCCTATAAATTGACGATATATACTTCTTTAATTGCAGCTTTGGTGAATGCGGTATTCGGGACACTGATTGCATGGGTATTAGTAAGATACGATTTTTATGGGAAGCGAATCATTGATGCCCTAGTAGATTTACCGTTTGCCCTTCCAACGGCGGTGGCAGGGATTGCACTTACCACCATTTATGCTCCTAATGGCTGGATCGGGCAATACTTTGAAGCCATGGGGATAAAGGTAGCTTATACACCACTCGGTATCATGGTGGCATTGACTTTTATCGGTCTTCCTTTTGTCGTACGATCCGTGCAGCCGGTATTGCAGGATTTAGACCGTCAGTATGAGGAGGCAGCTTCTACCCTTGGGGCGAGTTCGACTCAGATTTTCGTAAAAATTATCTTACCTGCCATTTTCCCCGCTATCCTAACAGGGTTTGCCCTTGCCTTTGCAAGGGCTTTGGGTGAATATGGCTCTGTTGTCTTCATATCCGGCAACATGCCGATGAAAACGGAAATTGTTCCATTGCTAATCATAACGAAATTAGAGCAATTCAATTATGCTGGTGCCGCCGCGATCGCGGTTGTGATGCTTGTATTTTCATTTGTTCTATTATTCCTAATAAATTTCTGGCAATGGAGAACAACGAAAAAGTATCAGATGAACTAGAGGAGATAAGGGAATATGATTGTTCAAGAGCTTCGAGAAAAAAATGTAAAAGCCAATTCCGAACCAGGTCTCCTAAAAAAGTGGGCATTAATCACCATTGCCTTAGGCTTTCTAGGATTATTCATACTTGTGCCTTTAATCGCTGTTTTTTCTGAGGGACTAAATAAGGGCATTGAGCTCTACTTCGCATCTTTGACAGAACGTGACGCCTTATCGGCGATTAAGCTAACGTTACTTACAGCTGCGATAACGATTCCAGTTAACACAATTTTCGGGGTGCTGGCCGCTTGGTCGATTACCAAGTTTAATTTTAGAGGTAAAAATATTTTAATTACCTTAATTGACATCCCGTTTGCAGTTTCACCAGTTATTGCTGGCCTCGTTTTTGTTCTTTTGTTTGGTTCACAGGGAGTATTGGGTCCGTTTTTAGAGGCAAATGATATCAAGATTATCTTTGCGGGGCCAGGAATCATTTTAGCAACTATTTTTGTTACGTTTCCATTTGTGGTCAGAGAACTACTCCCCATCATGGAGGAACAAGGAACAGAAGAAGAACAAGCAGCCATTACGCTTGGTGCAAGCGGCTGGCAAATGTTTTTTCGGGTGACATTGCCCAATATTAAGTGGGGCTTACTTTACGGAGTCATTCTTTGTAACGCTCGAGCAATGGGTGAATTCGGAGCGGTATCGGTGGTTTCTGGCCATATTAGAGGTCTAACGAATACCATTCCACTTCATGTTGAAATTTTGTATAACGAATATAATTTTACGGCGGCTTTTGCGGCAGCTTCCTTACTCGCGCTTCTAGCTATACTGACGTTAATTTTAAAAAGTGTTGTGGAGTGGAAAACGAAAAAACATTAAAAGAGAATCATGTGTCATTAAAATGGAGGATCGTAGAGATGGGGATTACAATCAAGGATGTATCAAAGGCGTTCGGAAACTTTCCAGCCGTCAACAATGTCAATCTAGAAATTCCGACAGGCGATTTTGTGGCTTTATTAGGTCCATCTGGTTCGGGTAAAACAACACTTCTGAGGCTGATTGCGGGGTTAGAGGGTTTAGATACGGGAGGAATCTTTTTCAATGACAAGGATTACACCTATAAGACGATAAAAGAACGGAATGTAGGGTTCGTTTTTCAAAATTATGCGCTATTTAAGCATATGACGATATTTGATAATATCGCTTTTGGATTAAAGGTAAGACCGAGGAAAACTCGTCCTTCTAAAAAAGAAATTGCCGATAAGGTAAACGAATTGTTAAAGCTCGTTCAATTAGAACAGCTGGCAAATCGCTATCCTTCTCAGCTTTCAGGGGGACAAAGGCAGCGGATTGCATTAGCAAGGGCACTTGCTGTAGAACCAGAAGTCCTGCTTCTTGACGAACCGTTTGGAGCACTCGATGCGAAGGTTCGTCAGGAATTGCGTCACTGGTTAAGGGAAATCCATCAAAAGCTTAACATTACGACGATTTTTGTCACCCACGACCAAGAAGAGGCACTGGAAATGGCTGATACTGTAGTCGTCATGAATCAAGGAAAAATAGAACAAATTGGCTCTCCGGAGGAAGTGTATCAAAAACCTGCAAACGCTTTTGTTTATAGTTTCTTAGGAAGAGTCAATGAGTTTCAGGATGCTGAGGCGTCGGAGGCGGTCAGTTATATTCGGCCCCATGAAATTGTCCTCCGTAAATTTTCCCAAGGAAACAGCATTTTGTCCGAGGTTTCACATATTCATATAATCGGTTCTACTGTAAGGATCGAATTAAGACGGCAGGATACGGGGGCTCTTTTTGAAGCCGAGTTGAGTATCGATCAGTATCAAAATATGACTCCTATAAAAAGAGGAGATATTCTTTTTGCAGAATTTAAAAATATTGTTGTATTTGATTCTAGTTCAGAAAATAAAATAACACATGAAGAAGCAAAAATTGGTATGAGAAACACATTAAAAAGCAAATTAATATAGTAGGAAAAAGTGCTAGGAAATCCTGGCACTTATTTTTATTGAGGAATCGTTATGATTGAAATATACATATATTAAGCATACATTAGAAATGAGAAGCTTTGCAAAATAACTATCGGAAGGGTTGATAAGATGAAATATAACTTTGATGAGATCGTTAATCGAAGAGGTACATTTTCTGTAAAGTGGGATGGAGGCCAACTCATAAAAAATATGGGTCTAACGGAAAGATATGATGAAGATACCATCCCGTTATTTACAGCTGACATGGATTTACCCGTTCCCCAACCGTTAATTGACGCCTTACATAAGACCGTTGATCATCGGATTTTTGGTTATTCTGTATTTCCTGATGAGTATTTTGAAGCGGTCCAGCATTGGTTTAAAAAGAGACATAATTGGGAGTTCAAGAAGGAAGAAATCGTCTACAGTCCAGGTACGGTCCACGCCTTGAATGTTGCTGTAAGGGCACTTACAAAACCAGGTGATGGAGTGATCATCCAACGGCCGGTTTATCCTCCTTTTACATCGTCTATCGAGGCTAATGGTCGAACGGTTGTAAATAATGCGCTCAAGAGTAATGAGGAAGGCTATTATTCGATTGATTTTGAAGATTTTGAAGCGAAAGCCAAAGATGAAAATACGAAAATGTTTATTTTGTGTAACCCTCATAATCCAACTGGAAGAGTGTTTACTAAGGATGAACTAAGAAAATTAGCAGATATTTGTGCGGAAAATGATGTGCTGATCATTGCGGATGAAATTCATGGCGATATTGTCCGACGTAATCAAACCTTTATTCCGATTGCAAAAGCAGCACCTGAGCATGCTGACAAGATAATCACATTTACTGCCATAAACAAGACTTTCAATGTAGCAGGACTTCATTGTACCAATGTCATTATCACGAATCCTGAGCTGAAGAAAACCTTCTTTGGCGTCATGGGCATGCATCTACCATCACCCTTTACCGTCTCAGCCCTTTTGGCCGTTTACCATGAGGGAGAGGATTGGTTAGAGCAGCTGAAAGAATATATCGACGGAACAATGGAATGGGCGGTCGAATTTTTAGCGGATAAAATGCCAAAAGTGAAGGTGAGAATACCAGAGGGAACCTACATTATGTGGATGGACTTTAGCGGCTACGGCATATCCCCTGATGAAGTTCATGACCGAATCTACAACAAAGCCAATGTCCTGTTGGAAGACGGAAAAATGTTCGGAGAAGAAGGCTTGCACTATCAAAGAATCTGTATTCCATCACCAAGACCGATGATAAAAGAAGCATTTGAGAGGATTGCTAGGGAGTTTGCTGACTTAAAATAGGTATTTGGTGGTTTAGTTGCGGATGTGCTGGGTTTAGTAGCGGATAGCGGAAAATACTTGCGGATGGTGGAAAATACTTGCGGATAGCGGAGAATACTTGCGGATAGCGGAAAATACTTGCGGATAGCGGAAAATACTTGCGGATAGCAGAAAATACTTGCGGATAGCGGAAAATACTTGCGGATAGCGGAGAATACTTGCGGATAGCGAGAAATACTGGCGGATGGCAGAAAATACTGGCGGATGGCAGAAAATACTGGCGAATGGCAGTAATACTGACGAATGGCAGAAAACACTGGCGCATAACCAGAAACACTGTCGTATAGCCAAAATATTGACGTATAGCGAAGTGCTAGCAATATGATAGCGTACATTACACAAGGTGATATCCCTTGAAAAGCACTAAGTTTCATAGGAGTGGTGATATGGAGAGCAGTATGCTTCGAACCTGCACGAACCTGATAAAGAATGCGAAAAACATTGTCGTATTAACGGGTGCAGGCATTAGTACCGAGTCAGGTATTAAGGATTTTCGTTCCCGAACGGGGATTTATCAAATGGCCCCTGAATATATACTCTCACTCGATAATTTTTATCATAATCCAGATGGATTTTATCAGTTTGCCATTGAAAATCTTTACCACCCAGAAGCACGTCCTAATCAAGGGCATGAAATCCTCGCTAAATGGGAAAATGATGGGAGGGTTAGCCATATTGTCACGCAAAATATTGATGGTCTCCATCAAAAAGCAGGTTCTAAACAGGTAATTGAATTTCATGGGACGATGAAAACTGCTTCCTGTCAAAACTGCCGTAAAACCTATACGACCGAAGAAATGATCAACAGACGAAACACAATGGAAGAATTTTATGTTTGTGACCACTGTAGTACGTCTGCGAAAAACAAAAGGTACATCAAACCTGATGTTGTCCTCTTTGGGGATACCGGTGAATGGTTTACGATGGAGGGTTTCAACGAAATTATTAACATCATCCATCAGGCGGACTGCATATTGGTATTGGGAACAAGTTTAAAGGTAACCCCATTCTCAACGTTCCCACAATATAGAAGAGAAGGCATACCTATGATTATTGTCAATAAAGGCGATACACCCTTTGACAGAAACAAAGATTCCTATGTAATCCATGACTCTATCGGAGAAACATTAACCACTATTAATAATCACATTAATCCACCTATTTCCTAGAGGTGGATTTTTTTATCTAAAAACAATTTTGATTATTTAAAAAGCTTGATATAATTTTTAAAAAAAGTAGAAACAAAGAATAGGAGAATATCAACATGTCTAAACCAATACTTGTATACAGAGGCGAATACCTTGAAAGCAGTCATGATGTACATATTGCCGTGGTAAATAATGAAGGGAAACTGCTATATTCCTATGGGAATCCCGACAGGCTGACGTTTCCACGCTCTTCGATGAAACCTTTCCAAGCTGTCCCGTTAATTGAAACGGGAGCGGC
This genomic stretch from Neobacillus niacini harbors:
- a CDS encoding NAD-dependent protein deacylase; translation: MESSMLRTCTNLIKNAKNIVVLTGAGISTESGIKDFRSRTGIYQMAPEYILSLDNFYHNPDGFYQFAIENLYHPEARPNQGHEILAKWENDGRVSHIVTQNIDGLHQKAGSKQVIEFHGTMKTASCQNCRKTYTTEEMINRRNTMEEFYVCDHCSTSAKNKRYIKPDVVLFGDTGEWFTMEGFNEIINIIHQADCILVLGTSLKVTPFSTFPQYRREGIPMIIVNKGDTPFDRNKDSYVIHDSIGETLTTINNHINPPIS